Proteins encoded together in one Cicer arietinum cultivar CDC Frontier isolate Library 1 chromosome 4, Cicar.CDCFrontier_v2.0, whole genome shotgun sequence window:
- the LOC113786280 gene encoding uncharacterized protein isoform X2 — protein sequence MGYCPLLKLSFEPESKVRGVITKIFKENFGGAWSCWSSVDDETMCAWLKDFKAKYKWLEKDEANIKKSFNSRGSLALKNALFKVCNGEDMGDWIGEENLEQLKAQWQAETWQKISMINKKNRQSQVGHNVHSGGSITAREHVKKMRVELNREPTNFEVY from the exons cTTTGAACCAGAATCCAAAGTGAGAGGTGTTATCACAAAAATATTCAAGGAAAACTTTGGAGGGGCATGGTCATGTTGGAGTAGTGTGGATGACGAAACAATGTGTGCTTGGTTAAAGGACTTTAAG GCAAAATACAAATGGCTTGAGAAGGATGAagcaaatattaaaaaaagctTTAACAGTAGGGGATCTTTGGCCCTAAAAAATGCTTTGTTCAAGGTGTGTAATGGTGAAGATATGGGTGATTGGATTGGGGAAGAAAATTTAGAACAATTGAAAGCTCAATGGCAAGCTGAGACATGGCAAAAAATTTCTAtgattaataagaaaaataggCAATCTCAAGTTGGACACAATGTGCATAGTGGAGGATCCATAACTGCGAGAGAACATGTCAAAAAAATG AGGGTAGAATTGAATAGAGAACCAACCAATTTTGAGGTTTACTAG